The following is a genomic window from Chitinophaga caseinilytica.
TGTGCAGGCGTGCGGGTATCGGGCGGCTGGTTGAAGCCGGCGCGGCTGGGGATGAGGATGATCTGGCTGGCATTGCGCGGAATATATACCAGGTCGTTGCTCGTGCCGTTGTCGTTGTTCACGTTGCCGCCATACACGTAGCTTACGCGCGAGTTATCGAACCCGTCGTTATATGGTTGCCCTTCGTAAATGAGGGAGAGCGTGGTGCCGAGGAGCTTGGCGTATTTGATGTTGTAGGAAAGCGTACCGATCACGCGGTTGCGAACGAGGAAGTTGGTGCGCGCCAGCACGGGGATGTTCGGATCGCCCACGATCTGGTTGCCGTTATATGCGCTCGCCGCCTGGGAGCCTGGGCTGGACGTCACGTCTTTCGCGTCGGTATACGTGTAGGCCACCATGCCGCTCAAACCGAAGTCGAAGGTTTTCTGCAGTTGCGCGGTGAGCGCGTAGGAGTAACCTTTCGATGAATTATCCAGCACGATGGCGTTGGTGAGGCTGCTGTTGATGCGGTTGGCGCTTCCGCCGGGGAAAAGCGGGCGCTTGTCCGGGCCGGGAAGCGTGCCGGTCGGGTATTTCAGGTTCGCGTCGCGATGGAAGACCGCATTGATGTCTTTGGTATAAATACCTTCCAGTGTCAGGATCACATCTGCCGGCAGGCGAATGTCTGCCGCGAGGTTCGACCGCCATACCTGCGGGTATTTGAAGTCGGGATCGATGACGTTGATGGCATATGTGGGCGATGCGGCCGGATTGGCGGGGATATAGGCGCTGGGGTTGTCGGTGAACGGACGGTTCGTCGGGTTCGTGGTGAACTCGTTACCGAAAAGCAGCCCGTTCTGACCGGCCTGGTTCACGGCCCATACGAAGGGAATGCGGCCGGTGAAGATACCCGTACCACCGCGGATCTGGTAGGTGTTATTGTCTGCCACGTCCCAGTTGAAGCCCAGCCTGGGCGACCAGAGGATCTGCGTTTTCGGGAGTTTGGCAACGTCCAGTTTCTCGCCGTCGCGGAAGGTCATGTCATTGACTTTCGGATTGGTAGCGAGATCGCTGGGGTACCAGGGCACGTCGATGCGGACGCCGTACGTCAACCGGAAATTATTCGCCACCTGGAATTCGTCCTGCACATACGCTGCGATCGCCGCCGTGTTCAGCTTGGCGATAGGAGCGGGATCGCCGGGGATGGCGGAGAAAGTGCGCTGGTAGAACGAGGGCATCACGGTATTGTCGTCTGTTGCGTCGAAGAAATCGTTTACACTGGCATACCGGAACTGGCCGTACACGAACTGCGCGAAACCGTTGCTGAATCTGTAGTATTCGCCGCTCACGCCGAACAGCAGCGTGTGTTTGCCCATGTACCAGTTGAAGTTGTTGGTGATCTGCCAGAGGTCTTGCCCGGAGTTGTTGAGGCCGGAGAAGGGCTCGGAGCCGAAGGAAATATAGTTCCTGCCGCCGGCTTCGAGGTCAACTACCGGGAACGGGCGCCCGAAGATCTCGCGGTGGTCGCGGAAACGGGAGTAGGTGGCGGTGAGGTTATTGGCGAAGCGGTTGCTGATGTTGTTGTTCCATTCCAGTACGAAGGAATTGAGTTTATTGTACTGCCGGTATTTCATATTCTCGAAATACAGCGAAGTGCTGCTCTGGCCGCGGCCGCTGTTGGAGTTGGAAGCGCTGGGGCCGATGTCGCGGTAAGCGTTGAGCCAGCTGTAGCGGAAGGTCAG
Proteins encoded in this region:
- a CDS encoding TonB-dependent receptor: MLVLGMTCAYSQVTTGGITGTIKDASSNEMLIGATVKAVHVPTGTIYGTTTMENGRYNIPNMRVGGPYTITVTYVSYKEEKIENVAIPLGQIFRLDFALQSASTGLQEVVITGRQDKTFNAGRTGASTAIGREQLANLPSLSRGVADFTKLTPQSGKKLNFAGRNGLYNSFTIDGSTFNNAFGITELPGGQTNAQPISLDAIEQLQVNLAPYDVKLSGFTGAGINAVTRGGTNEFSGSVYTFIRSKGLTGSKVDGQTVQKDDFKQNQYGFRVGGPIIKNKLFFFISGELERQESPASNFRANRDPNAKSVNDVPAGVAFVNASALDSVRNLLISKYGYDPGRYEDFSLPTHNDKVTARFDWNINDKNKLTFRYSWLNAYRDIGPSASNSNSGRGQSSTSLYFENMKYRQYNKLNSFVLEWNNNISNRFANNLTATYSRFRDHREIFGRPFPVVDLEAGGRNYISFGSEPFSGLNNSGQDLWQITNNFNWYMGKHTLLFGVSGEYYRFSNGFAQFVYGQFRYASVNDFFDATDDNTVMPSFYQRTFSAIPGDPAPIAKLNTAAIAAYVQDEFQVANNFRLTYGVRIDVPWYPSDLATNPKVNDMTFRDGEKLDVAKLPKTQILWSPRLGFNWDVADNNTYQIRGGTGIFTGRIPFVWAVNQAGQNGLLFGNEFTTNPTNRPFTDNPSAYIPANPAASPTYAINVIDPDFKYPQVWRSNLAADIRLPADVILTLEGIYTKDINAVFHRDANLKYPTGTLPGPDKRPLFPGGSANRINSSLTNAIVLDNSSKGYSYALTAQLQKTFDFGLSGMVAYTYTDAKDVTSSPGSQAASAYNGNQIVGDPNIPVLARTNFLVRNRVIGTLSYNIKYAKLLGTTLSLIYEGQPYNDGFDNSRVSYVYGGNVNNDNGTSNDLVYIPRNASQIILIPSRAGFNQPPDTRTPAQIWDDLDKYIRSNPYLDKRRGQYAERNGLEFPWYNRFDFRLVQDIDFSKIAPKSKSKLQLTWDIINVGNLLNSKWGVTQTANTSSFLAFRDYNGAGGQPRFSFDKLSGPFRTNTGIASRWQMQVGVRYIFNN